One window of the Natronomonas marina genome contains the following:
- a CDS encoding DUF7554 family protein, which yields MLPNRGSLEVEDLLKIILVLIIVWILIEIVMEVISFVFAPLGPLVGLVIVALIIAYFLDYI from the coding sequence ATGCTCCCGAACAGAGGCAGCCTCGAGGTCGAGGACCTCCTGAAGATCATCCTCGTCTTGATCATCGTCTGGATCCTCATCGAGATCGTCATGGAGGTCATCAGCTTCGTCTTCGCGCCGCTCGGGCCCCTGGTCGGTCTCGTCATCGTCGCGCTCATCATCGCGTACTTCCTCGATTACATCTAG
- a CDS encoding 2'-5' RNA ligase family protein, which yields MYSLNAPVPTAVARLASGLAADLLDATVRERHTLVVKRLGDGDPGALARDVREFVAGTAPFEARVTGVGGFDDPPTGSAPVAYLRVESPALERLHRRLCERFGTVDDLEGDDYVPHVTVARGGDAARLVGRDADVEWTIDRLLVWSGRYDEPVEEIALP from the coding sequence GTGTACAGCCTCAACGCGCCGGTTCCGACGGCGGTCGCCCGCCTGGCGAGCGGTCTGGCGGCCGACCTGCTGGACGCCACCGTCCGCGAGCGCCACACCCTCGTCGTCAAGCGCCTCGGCGACGGCGACCCCGGGGCGCTGGCCCGCGATGTCCGCGAGTTCGTCGCCGGCACCGCCCCCTTCGAGGCGCGCGTCACCGGTGTCGGGGGGTTCGATGACCCACCGACCGGTTCGGCCCCGGTCGCGTACCTCCGCGTCGAGTCGCCGGCCCTCGAACGACTCCACCGGCGGCTCTGCGAGCGGTTCGGGACCGTCGACGACCTGGAGGGCGACGATTACGTCCCGCACGTCACCGTCGCCCGCGGCGGCGACGCCGCCCGCCTCGTTGGTCGAGATGCCGACGTCGAGTGGACCATCGACCGACTCCTCGTCTGGTCCGGCCGCTACGACGAACCGGTCGAGGAAATCGCGCTCCCCTAG
- a CDS encoding DUF7345 domain-containing protein, whose amino-acid sequence MRRALAALAVVTLCLSVAVGVGAAAHEEPERSLLGIELEADGNATVYYVNAFDLSAEEGRTAYESYTDNESRRAAFRAAVVAELRGAAENASEEAGWETRVHNVSVRTYEQGDYGRVEVRADWQNLAYADRRKVIVAQPFRAGYEPNREVAVHGPEGYRRNRTAPSPLRARQNSVLLNPMTSDFSGFFAEFVDPDAPTATPTETPTPAGGGGGGTTLVLQALLLAVIPAALVVLAIRRRE is encoded by the coding sequence ATGCGACGAGCGCTCGCGGCGCTGGCCGTCGTGACTCTCTGTCTGTCCGTGGCGGTCGGCGTCGGTGCGGCCGCCCACGAGGAACCCGAGCGGTCGCTCCTCGGCATCGAACTCGAGGCGGACGGGAACGCGACGGTCTACTACGTCAACGCCTTCGACCTCTCGGCCGAGGAGGGACGGACGGCCTACGAGTCCTACACGGACAACGAGAGCCGGCGGGCGGCGTTCCGGGCGGCGGTCGTCGCCGAACTGCGCGGTGCCGCCGAGAACGCCAGCGAGGAGGCCGGCTGGGAGACCCGCGTCCACAACGTCTCGGTCCGCACCTACGAACAGGGCGACTACGGTCGCGTCGAGGTCCGTGCCGACTGGCAGAACCTCGCGTACGCCGACCGGCGGAAGGTCATCGTGGCCCAGCCGTTCCGGGCCGGCTACGAGCCGAACCGCGAGGTGGCCGTCCACGGTCCCGAGGGGTACCGCCGGAACCGGACCGCTCCCTCGCCGCTCCGGGCCAGACAGAACAGCGTCCTCCTGAACCCGATGACGTCGGACTTCTCGGGGTTCTTCGCGGAGTTCGTCGACCCCGACGCGCCGACGGCCACGCCGACGGAGACGCCGACACCGGCGGGCGGTGGCGGCGGTGGCACCACGCTGGTGTTGCAGGCGTTGCTTCTCGCCGTGATTCCCGCCGCGCTCGTCGTGCTGGCGATACGGCGACGGGAGTAG
- a CDS encoding argininosuccinate synthase produces the protein MSDNERVTLAFSGGLDTTVCVPLLEEEYGYDEVVGVTVDVGQPAEEFAEAEETAEALDLEHYVVDAKAEFADLCFDAVRANASYQGYPLGTALARPVIAAAILEVAEREGCTGLAHGCTGKGNDQLRFEAVWRDSEMEVIAPVRELGLTRSFEQEYAAERNLPVSGGDEGKYSIDTNLWSRSIEGSELEEPSYVPGEEIYEWTTAPGEETLELEIGFENGYPVSLDGNEMEPVELVEELNDVAGAYGVGRSDIMEDRMLGLKVRENYEHPAATVLLNAHRALEDLVLTKEERAFKGRVDHEWSEKGYQGLVNAPLVGALEAFIEKTQTRVTGTVTIRLEGGQARPVGRDSTYAVYSAEASSFDTEDVMGGIEQADATGVAKYHGFQERLANSIIDGQE, from the coding sequence ATGTCAGATAACGAACGCGTCACGCTCGCCTTCTCCGGGGGGCTCGACACCACGGTATGCGTCCCGCTGCTCGAAGAGGAGTACGGCTACGACGAGGTCGTCGGCGTCACGGTCGACGTCGGCCAGCCCGCAGAGGAGTTCGCCGAGGCCGAGGAAACCGCCGAGGCGCTCGACCTCGAACACTACGTCGTCGACGCGAAGGCTGAGTTCGCCGACCTCTGTTTCGACGCCGTCCGCGCGAACGCCTCCTACCAGGGGTACCCCCTGGGGACGGCGCTGGCTCGCCCCGTCATCGCGGCGGCCATCCTCGAGGTGGCCGAGCGCGAGGGCTGTACGGGCCTGGCGCACGGCTGTACCGGCAAGGGCAACGACCAGCTCCGGTTCGAGGCCGTCTGGCGCGACTCCGAGATGGAGGTCATCGCGCCGGTCCGGGAGCTCGGGCTGACGCGGAGCTTCGAACAGGAGTACGCCGCCGAGCGTAATCTTCCGGTCTCGGGCGGCGACGAGGGCAAGTACAGCATCGACACGAACCTCTGGAGCCGCTCCATCGAGGGGTCGGAACTCGAGGAGCCGAGCTACGTCCCCGGCGAGGAGATATACGAGTGGACGACCGCGCCGGGCGAGGAGACGCTCGAACTCGAGATCGGCTTCGAGAACGGCTATCCGGTCAGTCTCGACGGGAACGAGATGGAGCCGGTCGAACTCGTCGAGGAACTGAACGACGTGGCGGGCGCCTACGGCGTCGGTCGCTCCGACATCATGGAGGACCGCATGCTCGGGCTGAAGGTCCGCGAGAACTACGAGCACCCCGCGGCGACGGTGCTGTTGAACGCCCACCGCGCGCTGGAGGACCTCGTGCTCACGAAGGAGGAGCGCGCGTTCAAAGGGCGCGTCGACCACGAGTGGTCCGAGAAGGGATACCAGGGACTGGTGAACGCGCCGCTCGTCGGCGCGCTGGAGGCGTTCATCGAGAAGACCCAGACCCGCGTCACGGGCACGGTCACGATTCGGCTCGAGGGCGGGCAGGCCCGCCCGGTCGGCCGGGACTCGACGTACGCCGTCTACTCGGCGGAGGCCTCCTCGTTCGACACCGAGGACGTGATGGGCGGTATCGAGCAGGCCGACGCCACCGGCGTCGCCAAGTACCACGGCTTCCAGGAACGGCTGGCGAACAGCATCATCGACGGCCAGGAGTGA